One genomic segment of Candidatus Brocadiaceae bacterium includes these proteins:
- the rpoN gene encoding RNA polymerase factor sigma-54: MKMHTSLLPQLQQKMKLSPQIIQSIEILQLPLLALVERVQQEMVDNPVLEEVSGEGKEENYREEDGSPQTEWDEAKKEEFDKLGEMADDWRDYYSKTVVRKSTYSDDRDQKQEALENTAAKPMSIHDYLLGQLSLVDIPGDLLEVCENIIYSIDKSGYLSVSLEEIQEELENPFSLEKVKEGLEIIQSMEPPGVGARNLKECLILQLDKRDENYHITKDLIANYLEAIEMKKYPTISKKTGYSLEMIKKQIEFIRTLNPKPGSIFYDETVPYVVPEVKVEHIDGKYELCMIDNATIPHIHISSFYRKSLNENGLDSSTRQYIQKKIESAKWLVDAIEQRRSTLYKVACKIVEMQEGFLDEGIQRLRTLKMQDVADIVGVHVSTVSRAIAHKYIQTPQGIFEMKFFFTGGFQNLDGSMESWEAIRLKLTDIIAKEDKSNPLSDEEVAAKLLSSGVDIARRTVTKYRRILRIPSSRQRRVY; encoded by the coding sequence ATGAAAATGCATACGTCTTTACTGCCTCAACTTCAACAAAAAATGAAGTTGTCGCCACAGATTATCCAGTCTATTGAGATATTACAACTACCACTGCTGGCTCTTGTTGAACGTGTACAGCAAGAAATGGTAGATAACCCTGTTCTGGAAGAGGTCTCTGGCGAAGGGAAAGAAGAGAACTACAGGGAAGAAGATGGTAGTCCGCAGACGGAATGGGATGAGGCGAAAAAAGAAGAGTTTGATAAACTTGGTGAAATGGCTGATGATTGGCGCGATTATTATTCAAAGACCGTTGTCAGGAAAAGTACTTATTCCGATGACCGTGATCAAAAACAGGAAGCGTTAGAAAATACAGCTGCAAAACCAATGTCTATACATGATTATTTACTGGGTCAATTATCGTTAGTAGATATACCTGGAGATCTATTAGAGGTATGTGAAAATATTATTTATTCGATAGACAAATCCGGATACTTGAGCGTTTCTTTGGAAGAGATTCAAGAGGAACTCGAAAACCCGTTTTCCCTTGAAAAAGTGAAGGAAGGCCTGGAAATTATACAATCAATGGAACCTCCTGGTGTTGGAGCAAGAAATCTGAAAGAGTGCCTGATACTACAACTTGATAAACGGGATGAAAACTATCACATCACAAAAGATCTCATTGCGAATTACTTAGAAGCAATTGAAATGAAAAAATATCCAACGATATCAAAAAAAACAGGATATAGTCTGGAGATGATTAAGAAACAAATAGAATTTATTCGCACATTAAACCCAAAACCGGGTTCTATTTTTTACGATGAGACTGTCCCGTATGTCGTTCCAGAGGTAAAAGTAGAGCATATTGACGGGAAGTATGAATTGTGTATGATTGATAATGCAACGATACCACATATTCATATCAGTTCTTTTTACAGAAAATCCCTGAATGAAAATGGGCTTGATAGTTCAACCCGTCAGTACATACAAAAGAAAATCGAGTCTGCAAAGTGGCTTGTTGATGCTATAGAACAGAGACGAAGCACATTGTATAAAGTCGCCTGTAAAATAGTAGAAATGCAGGAGGGCTTTTTAGATGAGGGCATTCAACGCCTGAGAACATTAAAGATGCAGGATGTTGCTGATATTGTAGGTGTGCATGTTTCAACGGTAAGCCGTGCAATTGCTCATAAATACATTCAAACACCTCAAGGCATCTTCGAGATGAAATTTTTCTTTACCGGGGGATTTCAAAACCTTGATGGGTCGATGGAGTCGTGGGAAGCAATAAGATTGAAACTTACTGACATTATAGCAAAAGAAGATAAATCCAACCCGTTGAGTGATGAAGAAGTAGCGGCAAAACTTCTCAGCTCCGGCGTGGATATTGCGCGGAGAACAGTTACAAAATATCGACGTATATTGAGAATACCGTCATCCCGACAAAGAAGGGTATATTAA